One genomic segment of Chitinophaga parva includes these proteins:
- a CDS encoding efflux RND transporter periplasmic adaptor subunit, whose amino-acid sequence MKRIFYICSALAVLAACKEQPKNTTAVTAFVRPEIRDSGRVISFPQDTATLSFFQTEILGMDSVSANFTAPAHVAATVVPSTENTGHNLVLFDDEALTTSYTALIQHQIAINQISNVNIRQKQIDYDRLKDLAEHGAATGKDVLDAQTALAMERTNLQNERAGIIDQEAKLKEAGFDPHTLLNAKAGQVWITCDVPESQLNKLKVGGVASVHFTSFPDETFQGRIESFGDVVDDVTRMVKMRISLNNSQNRFKAGMFASVSFGLSEGKLLSIPQSSIVTVQGRNYAFVQDSVNVFERREIISGQQIGERIVIFNGLQPGDKVVTKGAIQLKGLSFGY is encoded by the coding sequence ATGAAACGCATCTTTTATATATGCTCCGCCCTTGCCGTGCTGGCAGCCTGCAAGGAACAGCCAAAGAACACCACCGCCGTAACGGCCTTCGTTCGCCCGGAGATCCGCGACAGCGGCCGGGTGATCTCTTTCCCGCAGGATACCGCCACCCTCTCGTTCTTCCAGACAGAAATCCTGGGGATGGACAGTGTATCTGCCAACTTTACGGCACCTGCCCACGTGGCCGCCACCGTGGTGCCTTCCACGGAAAACACCGGCCATAACCTGGTCCTGTTTGACGACGAAGCACTTACTACCAGCTACACGGCCCTGATCCAACACCAGATCGCGATCAACCAGATCTCCAATGTGAACATCCGCCAGAAACAGATCGACTATGACCGCCTGAAAGACCTGGCGGAACATGGCGCCGCCACCGGCAAGGATGTACTGGATGCGCAAACGGCACTGGCCATGGAGCGTACTAATTTGCAGAACGAACGCGCCGGTATCATTGACCAGGAAGCCAAGCTGAAAGAGGCCGGCTTTGACCCACACACCCTGCTCAACGCAAAAGCAGGCCAGGTGTGGATCACCTGCGATGTACCGGAAAGCCAGCTGAATAAACTGAAAGTAGGTGGTGTGGCCAGTGTGCACTTCACCTCCTTCCCGGATGAAACCTTCCAGGGCCGCATTGAATCTTTTGGCGATGTAGTGGATGACGTAACCCGCATGGTGAAAATGCGCATCTCCCTCAACAACAGCCAGAACCGCTTCAAGGCCGGCATGTTCGCTTCCGTATCCTTTGGCTTGAGCGAAGGCAAGCTGCTGAGCATTCCCCAATCTTCTATTGTAACCGTGCAGGGCAGGAACTACGCTTTTGTACAGGATTCTGTGAACGTGTTTGAACGCCGCGAGATCATCAGCGGGCAGCAGATCGGGGAGCGCATCGTGATCTTCAACGGCCTGCAACCCGGCGACAAGGTAGTGACCAAAGGCGCCATACAATTGAAAGGCTTATCATTCGGCTATTAA
- a CDS encoding TolC family protein has protein sequence MQIRVSYLLGAAMLLLANLPLSAQTIYTLQKALQTAKATNPVLKTQSFDVHIAESDITTARLRPNPNLSNQTLQQLDKYAPNTSWSSGYNRQTLWQLAKPIQWPNQRKYRIDVANQGFNVSQKNYAEVERNLFLEVGSKWLDVWTAQRQLELLKIANTNVDSLVAINKLRQEKQVITTTDLYRTQLLSNQYRLQIINAQQVYDNELKNLKLLLGVADSVAVDTTDTFAAIDHNANADALLQQAISNRSDLQLANAALTASASNVQFQKSLAVPQPLVGVIYNPQNKIQYVGITAAIDLPFWNRNQGEIRKSQYMQQQSTQNVQAIQQQINTEVQTAYNSFVTQQRNLENFAQVLNQSEAILSSVRYAYLKGGTTIVDYLEAQRSWLETRQGYYDTVDAYRKAYIQLLFATGLINQLAQ, from the coding sequence ATGCAAATCCGGGTATCCTACTTACTGGGTGCTGCTATGCTGTTACTGGCCAATTTGCCGTTGTCTGCCCAGACAATTTATACCCTGCAAAAAGCCCTGCAAACGGCCAAAGCCACCAACCCAGTGCTCAAGACGCAAAGCTTCGATGTACATATTGCCGAAAGCGATATCACCACCGCCAGGCTGCGGCCCAATCCGAACCTTAGTAACCAGACCTTGCAGCAGCTGGACAAATACGCACCTAACACCAGCTGGTCCAGCGGCTATAACCGCCAGACCCTCTGGCAGCTGGCCAAGCCTATCCAATGGCCCAACCAGCGCAAGTACCGCATCGACGTGGCTAACCAGGGCTTCAACGTATCCCAGAAGAACTACGCGGAAGTGGAACGCAACCTCTTCCTGGAAGTGGGCAGCAAGTGGCTGGACGTATGGACCGCCCAGCGCCAGCTGGAACTGTTGAAGATTGCCAACACCAACGTGGACAGCCTTGTGGCCATCAACAAACTGCGCCAGGAAAAACAGGTGATCACCACCACCGACCTGTACCGCACCCAGTTACTCAGCAACCAGTACCGCCTGCAGATCATCAATGCACAGCAGGTATACGACAACGAGTTGAAGAACCTGAAGCTCTTACTGGGCGTGGCCGACAGCGTAGCGGTGGACACTACGGACACCTTTGCAGCCATTGACCATAACGCCAATGCAGATGCCCTGCTGCAACAGGCCATCAGTAACCGCAGCGACCTGCAACTGGCCAACGCCGCCCTGACCGCCAGCGCCAGCAACGTACAGTTCCAGAAGTCACTGGCCGTGCCCCAGCCACTGGTAGGCGTGATCTACAACCCGCAGAATAAAATTCAATACGTGGGCATCACCGCCGCCATAGACCTCCCCTTCTGGAACCGCAACCAGGGCGAGATCCGTAAGTCGCAATACATGCAGCAACAATCCACCCAGAACGTACAGGCCATCCAGCAACAGATCAATACCGAGGTACAAACTGCCTACAACAGCTTTGTGACCCAGCAGCGCAACCTGGAAAACTTTGCCCAGGTGCTGAACCAGTCTGAGGCCATCCTGAGCAGCGTGCGCTATGCCTACCTGAAAGGTGGCACCACCATCGTGGACTACCTGGAGGCGCAACGCAGCTGGCTGGAAACCCGCCAGGGCTATTATGACACCGTGGATGCTTACCGCAAGGCTTATATCCAACTTTTATTCGCGACCGGATTGATTAACCAATTAGCTCAATAA
- a CDS encoding SusC/RagA family TonB-linked outer membrane protein, with the protein MKHFITMMAWVICCCLYQPATAQQQIIKGSVVSASTGEALIGVSVSEGHKALGVTGTDGHFSVNATPAAPLTFSFVGFNAVTLPAKAGMRVGLDASTSSLGELVVLGYNTKAAKSVTGSATVVSETKLKDVTAASVDKMLQGKVAGVFVGNSSGDPNAAPSIRIRGVGTLTGGSDPLIVVDGVIGDYPNPSDVESVTVLKDAAATTLYGARAANGVLVITTKRGKSGSAKVVARVAEGANSLSQGHFHLMNGPEYYALQKAYYQSTYTGNDFDSYLETVLPGDALKHNTNWLKEAYGTGNTTDAQLSISGGADKGHYYLSGNYYSEDGILKQTGLKRGSVRLNSDYQVSKKFVVTFNTALRYSKSTNNSNGSGYQSYLNLPWDAAYGADGKPVDPRTVNWYGRDVTNFVYDQQYNRYGYKTFDGDILLKGEYTISDHWSLSSTNRVTGDYLRAQTIYDARTAAGADVNGQLEDYSEFQYSYLTSNLLKYRTRLSSNQDLDLLLGEEYQNNYFESTDASGTGIAQGISILDGTSAALGVGGTKNSSAFISYFFQANWNLDQRYFLTGSFRRDGSSRFGSAHPYGNFYAIGGAWLLSEEAFLKHSHTISKLKLRASFGTTGNADFSDSHAPSPDPNANYKAYGKYNVTGSYDGVPGLYPSVVDNPDLTWEKAYTTNVGLDLGLVHDRVNITVDVYNKENKDLLFNVPLPGTTGFASIARNVGDVNNKGVELGISSVNIQTRDFQWTTDFNISYNKNKITSLYNGVTEINDPQGRFRFITGSDIRTFYMRKWMGVDPATGDPLWAITNQDGTKGTTNSYNSATQMAVGSGTPKFTGGFRTTFNYKNFDLGAFLVFVQGNKVYNGNRELFDNDGAYNRYNMMELYKGWSRWEHAGDHATHPKYVVGGNKNSQKTSSRFLEDGSYLRLRNVSLGYNFPSTVLQRLKVENIRLSLSGENLWTLTHFSGIDPDADSRGDIGTKYPFARKLLVGLQINF; encoded by the coding sequence ATGAAGCATTTTATCACCATGATGGCATGGGTGATCTGCTGTTGCCTGTACCAGCCAGCAACCGCCCAGCAACAAATCATCAAAGGCAGCGTAGTGAGCGCCTCTACCGGCGAAGCGCTCATCGGCGTATCCGTATCTGAGGGCCACAAAGCCCTGGGCGTTACCGGCACCGACGGCCATTTTTCTGTAAACGCCACCCCGGCCGCCCCGCTCACATTTTCCTTTGTAGGCTTTAACGCCGTAACCCTGCCCGCAAAGGCAGGCATGCGCGTGGGCCTGGATGCCAGCACCTCCAGCCTGGGGGAACTGGTAGTACTCGGTTACAACACCAAAGCCGCAAAATCTGTAACTGGCTCCGCCACGGTGGTGAGCGAAACAAAACTCAAAGATGTTACAGCCGCCAGCGTGGACAAAATGCTGCAAGGCAAGGTGGCCGGGGTTTTCGTTGGCAACAGCAGTGGCGACCCCAATGCGGCGCCCAGCATCCGCATCCGCGGCGTGGGCACCCTTACCGGTGGCAGTGACCCGCTCATTGTAGTGGATGGCGTGATCGGTGATTACCCCAACCCCAGCGATGTGGAATCTGTGACGGTATTGAAAGACGCTGCCGCTACCACCTTGTACGGGGCACGCGCAGCCAACGGGGTGCTGGTGATCACCACCAAACGTGGTAAAAGCGGTAGCGCCAAGGTGGTGGCCCGCGTGGCGGAAGGCGCTAATTCCCTTTCCCAGGGCCACTTTCACCTGATGAATGGACCTGAATATTACGCCCTCCAAAAAGCCTATTATCAATCCACTTACACCGGCAATGATTTTGACAGCTACCTGGAAACGGTACTGCCCGGCGATGCCCTGAAACATAACACCAACTGGCTGAAGGAAGCCTACGGCACCGGTAATACCACCGATGCCCAGTTGTCCATTTCCGGCGGCGCAGACAAAGGCCACTACTACCTGAGTGGCAATTACTACAGCGAAGATGGGATCCTTAAACAAACCGGCCTCAAACGCGGCTCCGTGCGCCTTAACAGCGATTACCAGGTAAGCAAGAAATTTGTAGTGACCTTCAATACTGCGCTGCGCTACAGCAAGTCGACAAACAACAGTAATGGCAGTGGTTACCAGTCCTACCTGAACCTGCCCTGGGACGCGGCTTACGGCGCAGATGGCAAGCCGGTGGATCCCCGTACGGTGAACTGGTATGGCCGCGACGTAACCAACTTTGTATACGACCAGCAATACAACCGCTACGGCTATAAAACCTTTGATGGCGACATCCTGCTCAAAGGGGAATACACCATCAGCGATCACTGGAGCCTCTCCTCCACCAACCGGGTGACGGGTGATTACCTCCGCGCGCAAACCATCTACGATGCCCGCACCGCCGCGGGCGCCGATGTGAACGGGCAACTGGAGGATTACAGCGAATTTCAATATTCCTACCTCACTTCCAACCTGCTGAAATACCGCACCAGGCTCAGTTCCAACCAGGACCTGGACTTGCTGCTGGGTGAAGAATACCAGAACAATTATTTTGAAAGCACCGACGCTTCCGGCACCGGTATAGCCCAGGGCATTTCCATCCTGGACGGCACCAGCGCGGCTTTGGGCGTAGGTGGCACTAAAAATTCCAGTGCCTTTATTTCCTATTTTTTCCAGGCAAACTGGAACCTGGACCAGCGCTATTTCCTGACGGGGTCTTTCCGCCGGGATGGTTCCTCCCGCTTTGGGAGCGCCCATCCTTATGGTAATTTTTATGCCATTGGCGGCGCCTGGCTGCTTTCTGAAGAGGCCTTCCTGAAACACAGTCACACTATCTCCAAACTGAAGCTGCGCGCCAGTTTCGGCACCACTGGCAATGCAGACTTCAGCGATTCCCACGCTCCGTCGCCAGACCCTAACGCCAACTACAAAGCATACGGCAAGTACAACGTGACCGGCTCCTATGACGGGGTGCCCGGCCTGTACCCCAGCGTGGTGGATAACCCGGACCTCACGTGGGAAAAAGCGTACACCACCAATGTAGGCCTTGATCTGGGCCTGGTACATGACCGTGTAAACATTACCGTGGATGTATACAACAAGGAAAATAAAGACCTGCTCTTTAACGTGCCGCTGCCCGGCACCACCGGGTTTGCATCGATAGCGCGCAACGTAGGCGATGTGAACAACAAGGGCGTGGAACTGGGCATCAGCAGCGTAAACATCCAGACCAGGGACTTCCAGTGGACCACGGATTTTAACATCAGCTATAACAAGAACAAGATCACCTCTCTTTACAACGGGGTTACCGAGATCAACGACCCCCAGGGCCGCTTCCGCTTTATAACGGGATCGGATATACGCACTTTTTATATGCGTAAATGGATGGGCGTAGACCCCGCCACCGGCGATCCGCTCTGGGCCATCACCAACCAGGATGGCACCAAAGGCACCACCAATTCTTACAACAGCGCCACCCAGATGGCTGTAGGCAGCGGCACGCCCAAATTCACCGGGGGCTTCCGCACTACGTTCAATTACAAAAATTTTGACCTGGGCGCGTTCCTGGTGTTTGTGCAGGGCAATAAGGTATACAATGGCAACCGGGAGCTGTTTGACAACGATGGTGCCTACAACCGTTACAATATGATGGAGCTGTACAAGGGCTGGAGCCGCTGGGAGCATGCCGGCGATCATGCTACGCATCCAAAGTACGTGGTAGGCGGCAACAAAAATTCGCAGAAGACCTCCAGCCGCTTCCTGGAAGATGGTTCTTACCTGCGCCTGCGCAATGTTTCATTGGGTTACAATTTTCCCTCCACCGTATTGCAACGCCTGAAAGTAGAGAACATCCGCCTTTCCCTGAGCGGGGAAAACCTGTGGACGCTGACACATTTCTCCGGCATAGACCCGGATGCAGACAGCCGCGGGGATATTGGCACCAAGTATCCATTTGCCCGCAAACTACTGGTAGGCCTGCAAATCAACTTTTAA
- a CDS encoding RagB/SusD family nutrient uptake outer membrane protein: MKRNIFISALLLALMGFSACSIKKEPYDGKASDVVLKDPSNLESVTLGNYALLKNGDYVRNYHIMIEYASDNVSLSGTTTDPLFYSYNYAHLANQANTNAFWRKAYQLINGVNQVLEAIPTGSTPAQQQLLGENYYLRAMAYFDLVNIFGRPYIQGAETNLGVPLVLKPSITDLPARNTVKEVYAQVVSDLRTAYSLMGNDKSSSYATKNAAAALMARVYLFRGQNDSAYYFANEVITSGNYSLVATKDLPGYFTMSNEDNPETIFAIHHTLKDDQDWSSIGSMYYTSPGGLGYGEMYASRAIRDLYAQYPADVRAKFIQPSLADDGTVNTRNGYPKYFILKYSNQDGIVTLSSPVYLRLGDMYLVRAEASAKLGNNAAAIEDVNTIRQRAGLTGTALYSVGDLKGHASVLEVVLEERHLELAFECSRKLDLFRNNLDLVRNYPGTHVAGGPTGSGYQLIKASDPRVVHFVPENETILNKNLVQNP, translated from the coding sequence ATGAAAAGGAACATATTCATTTCGGCACTGTTACTGGCCCTCATGGGCTTCAGCGCCTGCAGCATCAAGAAAGAACCTTACGATGGCAAGGCATCAGACGTGGTGCTGAAAGACCCGTCCAACCTGGAATCTGTGACGCTGGGCAACTATGCCCTGCTAAAGAACGGGGACTATGTGCGCAACTACCACATCATGATAGAATATGCGAGTGACAATGTATCACTGAGTGGTACCACCACAGACCCCTTATTCTATTCTTACAACTACGCCCACCTGGCTAACCAGGCCAACACCAATGCCTTCTGGAGAAAAGCCTACCAGCTGATCAACGGGGTAAACCAGGTGCTGGAAGCCATACCCACCGGCAGCACACCGGCACAGCAACAGCTGCTGGGGGAGAACTATTACCTGCGCGCCATGGCTTATTTTGACCTGGTGAATATCTTTGGCCGACCTTACATCCAGGGCGCGGAAACCAACCTGGGCGTGCCCCTGGTGCTGAAGCCCAGCATTACGGACCTGCCGGCCCGCAACACCGTGAAGGAAGTGTACGCCCAGGTGGTCAGCGACCTGCGCACAGCGTATAGCCTGATGGGTAATGATAAAAGCAGCAGCTATGCCACGAAGAATGCCGCCGCCGCATTGATGGCCCGGGTGTACCTGTTCAGAGGCCAGAATGATTCTGCCTACTATTTTGCCAATGAAGTGATCACCTCCGGCAATTATTCCCTGGTGGCCACCAAAGACCTGCCGGGTTATTTTACCATGAGCAATGAAGACAATCCCGAGACCATTTTTGCTATCCATCACACCCTGAAGGATGACCAGGACTGGAGCTCCATCGGTTCCATGTATTACACGTCGCCCGGTGGCCTGGGCTATGGTGAAATGTATGCCAGCCGTGCCATCCGCGACCTGTATGCCCAATACCCGGCCGATGTGCGCGCTAAGTTCATACAACCCTCCCTGGCAGACGACGGCACGGTGAATACCCGTAACGGCTACCCGAAATACTTCATCCTCAAATATTCCAACCAGGATGGGATCGTGACCCTCAGCTCACCGGTATACCTGCGCCTGGGCGATATGTACCTGGTGCGGGCGGAGGCCAGTGCCAAGCTGGGAAACAACGCAGCCGCCATTGAAGATGTAAATACCATCCGCCAGCGGGCAGGCCTCACCGGCACGGCGCTTTATAGCGTGGGAGACCTGAAGGGACATGCCTCCGTACTGGAAGTGGTGCTGGAAGAGCGGCACCTGGAACTGGCCTTTGAGTGCTCCCGCAAGCTGGACCTGTTCCGCAATAACCTGGACCTGGTGCGCAACTATCCGGGCACCCATGTGGCAGGCGGCCCCACCGGCAGCGGTTACCAGCTTATCAAAGCCAGTGACCCGCGGGTAGTGCATTTTGTCCCGGAAAATGAGACCATCCTGAATAAGAACCTGGTGCAGAACCCGTAA
- a CDS encoding TolC family protein, with the protein MKRAIMSVLSVMSVLAFHFRAQAQTTTTDSLLATASVHDCVQYALQHQPAVKQAQIDESITDRQVKSKLADWYPQVNATASLQHYFQVPKANFNGQVIRQGVTNTSTLGAGLTQNIFNRDVLLASNTAKTVRLQARQNTANTQISTIADVSKAYYDVLLTQRQIQVLVEDTIRLARSLRDAYNQYQGGVVDKVDYKQAQISLNNARAQLKSAGELLSAKYAFLKQVMGYPETGTLSLVYDSVAMLQQATTLDTSTQVVYENRIEYQLEQTTRQLLQAEVRYNKQAFLPTLSAYANYNLAYFNEQFGKLYSADYPNSYAGLQLAIPIFQGTKRTQNIRIAELQLKRSDWDLAQLREQINTEYTQAMATYRGNLNDFYTLKENVDLANDVYSTVNLQYREGVKTYLDVIVAESDLRTAQLNYFNALYNVLVAKVDLQKSVGTLTPQTF; encoded by the coding sequence ATGAAAAGAGCGATTATGAGTGTACTGTCGGTAATGAGCGTTCTTGCGTTTCATTTCCGTGCCCAGGCACAGACCACCACCACCGACTCCCTGCTGGCCACGGCGTCTGTACATGATTGTGTACAGTACGCATTGCAGCACCAGCCGGCAGTGAAACAAGCCCAGATCGATGAATCTATCACCGACCGGCAGGTAAAAAGCAAGCTGGCAGACTGGTACCCGCAGGTGAACGCCACGGCCAGCCTCCAGCACTATTTCCAGGTGCCCAAGGCCAACTTTAACGGCCAGGTGATCCGGCAGGGTGTGACCAACACCTCCACGCTGGGAGCGGGCCTTACCCAGAACATCTTCAACCGGGATGTACTGCTGGCCAGCAACACTGCCAAGACCGTGCGCCTGCAGGCCCGCCAAAACACGGCCAACACCCAGATCAGCACCATTGCGGATGTGAGTAAGGCCTACTACGATGTACTGCTCACCCAGCGCCAGATCCAGGTGCTCGTGGAAGATACCATCCGCCTGGCCCGCAGCCTGCGCGATGCGTATAACCAATACCAGGGCGGCGTAGTGGACAAGGTGGATTACAAGCAGGCCCAGATATCCCTCAACAATGCCAGGGCCCAGCTGAAAAGCGCCGGGGAATTGCTGAGCGCCAAGTATGCGTTCCTGAAACAGGTAATGGGCTACCCCGAAACGGGCACCCTCTCCCTGGTGTATGATTCTGTAGCCATGCTGCAACAGGCCACCACCCTGGATACCAGCACCCAGGTGGTGTACGAGAACCGTATTGAATACCAGTTGGAACAAACCACCCGCCAGCTGTTACAGGCGGAGGTCCGTTATAATAAACAGGCCTTCCTGCCCACTCTCTCGGCCTACGCCAATTACAACCTGGCTTATTTCAACGAACAATTCGGGAAACTGTACAGCGCAGATTATCCTAACTCATACGCCGGCCTGCAGCTGGCCATCCCCATTTTCCAGGGCACCAAGCGTACGCAGAACATCCGCATTGCAGAACTGCAGCTGAAACGTTCTGACTGGGACCTGGCGCAGCTCCGCGAGCAGATCAACACTGAGTACACCCAGGCCATGGCTACCTATAGGGGTAACCTCAACGATTTCTACACCCTGAAAGAAAACGTAGACCTGGCCAACGATGTGTACAGCACCGTAAACCTGCAATACCGCGAAGGTGTAAAAACCTACCTGGACGTGATCGTGGCAGAATCCGACCTGCGCACCGCGCAGCTCAACTACTTCAACGCCCTTTACAATGTACTGGTAGCCAAGGTGGACCTGCAGAAATCAGTGGGCACGCTGACGCCGCAAACGTTTTAA
- a CDS encoding efflux RND transporter periplasmic adaptor subunit has translation MKQHSLLLICAASAMAWSACGNKSGQQQQQAPPATPVQTAPVQDTAAIYYDKYPATVVALNTVELRAQVSGFITGIFFQEGQVVEKGKPLYEIDRRKYEAAYNQAVANVASAKANLVKAQKDIDRYNKLAEQDAIARQVVDNAEAAFESQKAQVAVAEAAVRSAATDLDYAVIKAPFTGRIGISQVKLGAQVSPGTTLLNTISSEDPIAVQFVVNQTEISRFVAYEGRKGGAGDSTFQVQLPDGTMYTNNGRLYAIDRGVDNQTATINVKVEIPNPKDVLKDGMSVSMRVLNDLSGQRMVIPYKAVIEQMGEFFVFVAQDSIALQRKIHLGPKLRDRIVVTDGIQPGDLVITEGFQRLRDSSKITLGPPAGAAGAPAAAGAQRAKPASAEAGGKKPEGH, from the coding sequence ATGAAACAGCACTCTCTTTTACTGATCTGTGCGGCCAGTGCGATGGCCTGGAGCGCTTGTGGTAACAAGTCCGGGCAGCAACAGCAGCAGGCCCCGCCCGCCACGCCGGTGCAGACCGCACCCGTACAGGATACCGCCGCCATTTACTATGATAAATACCCTGCCACCGTGGTGGCACTGAATACCGTGGAATTACGGGCACAGGTTTCCGGCTTCATTACCGGCATCTTCTTCCAGGAAGGCCAGGTGGTGGAAAAAGGTAAGCCGCTGTATGAAATAGACCGTCGCAAATATGAAGCGGCTTACAACCAGGCCGTAGCCAACGTGGCTTCCGCAAAGGCAAACCTGGTAAAGGCCCAGAAAGATATAGACCGCTACAATAAACTGGCAGAGCAGGACGCTATTGCCCGCCAGGTGGTGGATAATGCTGAAGCAGCATTTGAAAGCCAGAAGGCACAGGTGGCCGTGGCGGAAGCAGCCGTGCGCAGCGCCGCTACAGACCTGGATTATGCTGTGATCAAAGCCCCGTTTACCGGCCGCATTGGCATTTCCCAGGTAAAACTGGGTGCCCAGGTAAGCCCCGGCACTACGCTGCTGAACACTATTTCTTCTGAAGATCCCATCGCCGTACAATTCGTGGTGAACCAAACGGAGATAAGCCGTTTCGTGGCTTATGAAGGCCGCAAAGGTGGCGCAGGAGATTCTACCTTCCAGGTGCAGCTGCCGGATGGTACCATGTACACAAATAATGGCCGCCTGTACGCTATAGACCGCGGGGTGGACAACCAGACCGCCACCATCAACGTGAAGGTGGAAATACCCAACCCGAAAGATGTACTGAAAGATGGTATGAGCGTAAGCATGCGCGTGCTGAATGATCTTTCAGGCCAGCGCATGGTTATTCCGTACAAAGCTGTGATAGAGCAGATGGGCGAGTTTTTCGTGTTTGTAGCACAGGACTCCATTGCCCTGCAACGTAAGATCCACCTGGGCCCCAAGCTGCGCGACCGCATTGTGGTAACAGACGGCATCCAGCCCGGAGACCTGGTGATCACGGAAGGCTTCCAGCGCCTGCGCGACAGTTCCAAGATAACCCTGGGCCCGCCCGCCGGTGCCGCTGGTGCGCCTGCCGCCGCTGGTGCACAGCGCGCCAAACCCGCCAGTGCAGAAGCAGGTGGCAAAAAGCCGGAAGGTCACTAA